The Desulfobulbaceae bacterium genomic interval ACAGGTGTTACCTGGGCGCCCTGCCTGAGAAGCCAGGCCAGCGCCTCAAGATCTCGCGGGGTGGTGGTGTCAAAGGTAAAAGAGCCGGTATCTTCATGGATGGCCATCGCCATCAGGGTTGCCTCTTCCTCGGTCAGAACAATCTTTTTTTCCTGAAAGATCTCAACAAAGATCGTGGTAGTAGAACCAACATTCTCTACAACTTCATACGCGCTGGACAGATCGCCAGGCGCCCTAGGATGATGGTCATAAATGTGCACAACAAGACCATCATTAACAAGACAATCAGCAAATCTACCAAGCCGATTCTGCTGACGGGTATCAACGATGATCAGCTTAGTAATCTCAGCGATATCGATATTTTTAAGACGTTGAAACTCGTGGGGCAGCTGGGTATGGGCAAGATAGTCACGAACATTGCGCTCCTGGGACCCGGAAAAAACCATAATGGCCTCAGGGTAGAGCTTATGCGCCGCCACCATAGAGGCCAGGGAATCAAAATCAGCATGCAGATGGGTGGTGATAATTTCCATAGGTTCATTCTAGCCATAAAAACTGATCAAAGCACAGGAAATATTGTTCTCTGTATTTGTTCACCTACAGTAGGTTTTTTGGCCACTGAACCACACGGAATGACACGGAAATTAAAAAGCATACGTTTCTTTGGGGGGATTTAGAACACCATCGTCACCAAAAACAGGAGACACCCCTTAACCCTTAACCCTTAACCCTTTCAGTGTATTCCGTGGCCCAAAAGATTCAACAAGTATAGTCCCCGCAGCTATTTAAACAGCTGCAGGTACTCGCCGTAGCCATCGGATTCGAGTTGATCCACGGGCACAAACCGCAAGGCAGCTGAATTTAAGCAGTATCGTAATCCTGTGGGTTCTGGACCATCGTTAAAAACATGCCCTAGATGAGAATCACCCTTCTTGCTGCGCACCTCAGTACGAACAGAGAAAAGTTTTCGATCTGTTCTCTCAACAATATTTTCCTTAACAAGAGGCCTGGTAAAGCTTGGCCAGCCGGTGCCGGATTTATATTTATCAATGGAGCTGAACAGCGGCTCTCCAGAGACAATATCCACGTAAAGGCCAGGCGCCTTGTTATCCCAATAGGCGTTATCAAAAGGCGGCTCAGTGCCTTCATTCTGGGTGACCTCATATTGCAAAGGAGTCAATTTTTTTCGCAGATCATCTTCGTTCTTACTCATCTCTTTCTCTTCCCGAGCAGCCCATACTTTTTCAAGAAAGGTATCTCGTCCTGAACCAGCCCGGTAATACCCATAGCGCAGCGGGTTTTTCTTATAATAATCCTGGTGATAGTCCTCGGCCGCGTAAAACTCCGTAGCTGCCTGTATGGGTGTTATAATCGGCTTATCAAAGACGCCACTTGCAGCTAACCGTTTCTTGGAAGCCTCGGCTATGGTTCTTTGTTGATCACTGTTATAAAAAATAGCCGATGAATAGGCGCGCCCTCTATCGACAAACTGACCACCATCATCGGTTGGATCAATCTGACGCCAGTATACATCAAGAATCTCATCGTAACCGATCTTTGCCGGGTCAAAGATCACCTTGACCACTTCGAGATGCCCGCCCTGGCCATAATTGTCATAGTTTGGGTCTTTACTGGTACCGCCACTATATCCAGAAATAACTGCTGTAACCCCATCAAGCTTTTCAAAAGGCTTTTCCATGCACCAGAAACAGCCCCCAGCCAAGGTAGCCTCTTCAAACCCAGAATTCGATGACGCCTTGTCCGAAAGTGACAATAGTCCTCCTGCGACAAAAATTACCAATAAAAAATATGTACTGTTTAACATAAGCCACCTCCATCTGTTTCGTATTTCATGCTGCCCGTTCTTTACGATATACGATAAGGATGATTCTACATATGTGTACTGTTTTTTCTACCTACAAAGACAGTTTTGAAGGCGCTTCAGAACAGGCGGCATCCCTTGAAGAAACGTCTGCCTCCATGGAAGAGATTTCAGCTGCCAGTCAAGAGACCTCAAAAATTGTTAAAACTACGGTTGTAGAGGCTCTTATCCAGCTTGCTTGCTGGGAAAGATCAAAATCCCCCTATTCTAAAATGCAGTTTTCAGTGTGCTTCTGTGTGTTTCCGTGGCCAATAATCAAACTGTGCTAGGCTGATCTAAAGAGTGTTTGGCAGATTCAGTAAACTGCCTGGCAAGTGGGTGTGCTTGGTCATCAAGTGCGCCAATAACCAGATCAACCACCTCAGAAGGCAGTATCTCTTCAACTGGAGACGCAGGGACATAACCAATCTGGGCCTCATCATCAACATGATGAATTAAGCCGCCCTGATTCAACCTGTCAAGCACCGCAGAAACTTCTCCAGGCGTATATCCAGGGTGTCTTTCGGCAAGTTCAGCAATGGTCGCCACCCCACGACCCTTAAAATCAGCACCAATTACGTCAAGCAAAGAAAATGCAAGCGACAATTCCCGACCGGGAC includes:
- the msrB gene encoding peptide-methionine (R)-S-oxide reductase MsrB yields the protein MLNSTYFLLVIFVAGGLLSLSDKASSNSGFEEATLAGGCFWCMEKPFEKLDGVTAVISGYSGGTSKDPNYDNYGQGGHLEVVKVIFDPAKIGYDEILDVYWRQIDPTDDGGQFVDRGRAYSSAIFYNSDQQRTIAEASKKRLAASGVFDKPIITPIQAATEFYAAEDYHQDYYKKNPLRYGYYRAGSGRDTFLEKVWAAREEKEMSKNEDDLRKKLTPLQYEVTQNEGTEPPFDNAYWDNKAPGLYVDIVSGEPLFSSIDKYKSGTGWPSFTRPLVKENIVERTDRKLFSVRTEVRSKKGDSHLGHVFNDGPEPTGLRYCLNSAALRFVPVDQLESDGYGEYLQLFK